From Geothermobacter ehrlichii, the proteins below share one genomic window:
- a CDS encoding UbiA-like polyprenyltransferase, with product MILSAVPGKVRALLEMIKFSHTVFAFPFALMGMVIAALTSGKAPTAGQILWICLAMVGARSGAMGLNRIIDARIDAANPRTAQRHIPAGRVSKAEAWIFVLLSFALLLLAAWKLNPLCLKLAPVALFFLFLYSWCKRFTAYAHIVLGVCLAAAPIGAWIALRGDIGWQVVALGLAVLFWVAGFDIFYALQDLDFDRQAGLHSIPVKLGPEKAIGLARWFHLTMILLLLALLSIEGLGLIYFVGVLIVAGLLVYEHLLVRPDDLSRLDAAFFNMNGYISVTIFLFTLTDALV from the coding sequence ATGATCCTGAGTGCAGTTCCCGGCAAGGTGCGAGCGCTGCTGGAGATGATCAAGTTCTCGCATACGGTGTTCGCCTTTCCTTTTGCCCTGATGGGCATGGTGATCGCCGCCTTGACCAGCGGCAAGGCGCCGACGGCAGGACAGATCCTCTGGATCTGTCTGGCGATGGTCGGGGCACGCAGTGGCGCCATGGGGCTGAACCGGATCATCGACGCCCGCATCGACGCCGCCAATCCGCGCACGGCGCAGCGGCACATCCCGGCCGGAAGGGTCAGCAAGGCCGAGGCCTGGATCTTTGTCCTGCTCTCCTTTGCCCTGCTGTTGCTGGCTGCCTGGAAGCTCAACCCGCTCTGCCTGAAGCTGGCGCCGGTGGCTCTGTTCTTTCTCTTTCTCTACTCCTGGTGCAAGCGGTTCACCGCCTATGCCCACATTGTTCTGGGCGTCTGTCTGGCGGCGGCGCCCATCGGGGCCTGGATCGCCCTGCGCGGCGATATCGGCTGGCAGGTGGTGGCGCTGGGACTGGCGGTGCTCTTCTGGGTGGCCGGGTTCGATATCTTCTACGCCCTGCAGGACCTCGATTTCGACCGGCAGGCGGGGCTGCACTCGATTCCGGTGAAGCTGGGACCGGAAAAAGCGATTGGCCTGGCGCGCTGGTTTCACCTGACCATGATCCTGCTGCTGCTTGCCCTGCTCAGCATCGAGGGGCTGGGCCTGATCTACTTTGTTGGCGTGCTGATCGTCGCCGGGCTGCTGGTCTACGAACACCTGCTGGTCAGGCCGGACGACCTGTCGCGGCTCGATGCGGCCTTTTTCAACATGAACGGCTACATCAGCGTCACCATCTTTCTTTTCACCCTGACCGATGCGCTGGTGTGA
- the mqnE gene encoding aminofutalosine synthase MqnE, whose protein sequence is MFEALKEKVETNTRISDAEALALFESNDLLAIGELAAVANRRKNGDKVYFNVNRHINYTNLCVNRCTFCAFSKEDGEPGAYTLALEQVAAKVREASAAGATEIHIVGGLHPELPFAFYLDMLRTIRDVDPRLHIKAFTAVEIDYFARISGLPVGEVIAELQGAGLGSMPGGGAEILVRRVRERICPEKISGERWLEVTETAHRAGLKSNATMLFGHLESYADRVEHMRLIRELQDRTGGFQAFIPLAFQPDNTRVPGARGVGGVDALKTLAIARLYLDNFRHVKAYWVMLGLKIAQTALCFGVNDLDGTVVEEKIGHDAGADSPQAMSREGIERLIREAGRTPVERDTLYNELK, encoded by the coding sequence ATGTTCGAGGCCCTGAAAGAAAAAGTAGAGACAAATACCCGCATTTCCGATGCCGAGGCCCTCGCCCTGTTCGAATCGAACGACCTGCTCGCCATTGGCGAGCTGGCGGCGGTGGCCAACCGGCGCAAAAACGGCGACAAGGTCTACTTCAACGTCAACCGGCACATCAATTACACCAATCTCTGCGTCAATCGCTGCACTTTCTGCGCCTTTTCGAAGGAAGACGGTGAGCCGGGGGCCTACACCCTGGCTCTCGAACAGGTGGCGGCGAAGGTCCGCGAGGCCAGCGCCGCCGGGGCGACTGAGATCCACATCGTCGGCGGCCTGCATCCAGAACTGCCGTTCGCCTTCTATCTCGACATGCTGCGGACCATTCGCGACGTCGACCCGAGGCTGCACATCAAGGCCTTCACGGCGGTGGAAATCGATTACTTCGCCCGCATCTCGGGTCTGCCGGTCGGGGAGGTGATCGCCGAGCTGCAGGGCGCCGGTCTCGGCTCCATGCCGGGGGGCGGAGCGGAAATCCTGGTGCGGCGGGTGCGGGAGCGCATCTGTCCGGAGAAGATCAGCGGCGAGCGCTGGCTCGAGGTGACGGAGACCGCTCACCGTGCCGGTCTGAAGTCGAACGCCACCATGCTGTTCGGCCACCTGGAATCGTATGCCGACCGGGTCGAACACATGCGGCTGATCCGCGAGTTGCAGGATCGCACCGGCGGCTTTCAGGCCTTCATTCCGCTGGCCTTTCAGCCGGACAACACCCGGGTGCCGGGGGCGCGCGGAGTAGGTGGAGTCGACGCTCTGAAAACCCTGGCCATCGCCCGGCTCTACCTGGACAATTTCCGGCACGTCAAGGCCTACTGGGTGATGCTGGGACTGAAGATCGCACAGACCGCCCTCTGTTTTGGAGTCAACGATCTCGACGGCACCGTGGTCGAGGAGAAGATCGGCCACGATGCCGGCGCCGATTCGCCGCAGGCGATGAGCCGGGAAGGGATCGAGCGGCTGATTCGCGAAGCGGGGCGCACGCCGGTGGAGCGGGATACGCTGTATAACGAACTGAAATAA
- a CDS encoding ribonuclease D, which produces MNKTPIIDTTRELREFARFLGEQPVIAVDLEADSMHHYTEKVCLLQFTAAGRTALVDPLALPDLEPLRAPLEDSAIRKLFHAADYDLRCLRRDFDLQVRGLFDSMLAAQFCGEEKIGLADLLGKYFGLEIDKKYQRADWTVRPLPEEMVAYAAGDTAFLDWLAGLLEERLRQLDRLFWLEEECRLLQEVAFENGDGPLFMRFKGAGRLGRRQLAILEALLRWRDKRARRRDVPPFRIIGNKSLLSVATAAPRTLRAMAGLEGLSPKLIDRYGRELLRCVEEGLSLPVERLPSFPRRGRQERDPRVEERLARLKAWRTAKAADLGLDPGVLINNSLLEAVARLNPRRETELQAIEGMRDWQRQVLGAELLACL; this is translated from the coding sequence ATGAACAAGACACCGATTATCGACACGACCCGCGAGCTGCGGGAATTCGCCCGCTTTCTCGGCGAGCAGCCGGTGATCGCCGTCGACCTCGAGGCCGACAGCATGCATCACTACACCGAGAAGGTCTGCCTGCTGCAGTTCACCGCCGCCGGGCGGACGGCCCTGGTCGATCCCCTGGCGCTGCCCGACCTGGAGCCGTTGCGGGCGCCACTGGAAGATTCGGCGATCCGCAAGCTCTTTCATGCCGCCGACTACGATCTGCGCTGCCTGCGGCGCGATTTCGACCTGCAGGTGCGCGGCCTGTTCGACAGCATGCTGGCGGCGCAGTTCTGTGGCGAAGAGAAGATCGGCCTGGCGGACCTGCTCGGCAAGTACTTCGGGCTGGAGATCGACAAGAAGTACCAGCGAGCCGACTGGACCGTCCGGCCGCTGCCGGAGGAGATGGTCGCCTACGCCGCCGGCGACACCGCCTTTCTGGATTGGCTCGCCGGCCTGCTGGAAGAGCGTCTGCGGCAGCTCGACCGCCTGTTCTGGCTCGAGGAGGAATGCCGGCTGCTGCAGGAAGTCGCTTTCGAGAACGGCGACGGACCTCTCTTCATGCGTTTCAAGGGGGCCGGCCGCCTGGGCAGACGGCAGCTCGCCATTCTCGAAGCCCTGCTTCGCTGGCGGGACAAAAGGGCCCGGCGGCGCGACGTGCCGCCGTTTCGCATCATCGGCAACAAGAGCCTGCTGTCGGTGGCGACGGCGGCACCGCGGACCCTGCGCGCCATGGCCGGCCTGGAGGGGCTGTCTCCGAAGCTGATCGACCGCTACGGGCGGGAGCTGTTGCGCTGCGTGGAGGAGGGGCTGAGCCTGCCGGTCGAGCGGCTGCCGAGTTTTCCGCGTCGCGGCCGGCAGGAGCGGGATCCGCGGGTGGAGGAGCGACTGGCCCGGCTCAAGGCCTGGCGGACGGCGAAGGCGGCGGACCTCGGGCTCGACCCCGGGGTGCTGATCAACAACAGCCTGCTCGAGGCGGTGGCCCGCCTCAATCCCCGGCGCGAGACAGAGCTGCAGGCGATCGAGGGGATGCGCGACTGGCAACGGCAGGTGCTCGGCGCCGAGCTGCTGGCCTGCCTTTGA
- a CDS encoding UbiX family flavin prenyltransferase, with amino-acid sequence MSRMLVGITGASGAAYGLRLVRELLTAGHEVAVLLTDAGRKVVRLETGLELPADVGRSQERLRQYFDADTRLCQYALDDFFAPVASGTSAPQAMIVCPCSMGSLGRIAAGLADNLLERAADVVLKEGKKLILVPRETPLNAIHLENMLRLCRTGAVILPAMPGFYQQPQTVGDLIDFVVGKVLDQLGVEHRLFGRWGEKA; translated from the coding sequence ATGAGCAGGATGCTGGTCGGCATCACCGGGGCTTCCGGCGCCGCCTACGGGTTGCGGTTGGTGCGGGAACTGCTGACGGCTGGGCACGAAGTGGCCGTGCTGCTGACCGACGCCGGCAGAAAGGTCGTCCGACTGGAGACCGGACTCGAGCTGCCGGCTGACGTCGGGCGCAGCCAGGAAAGGTTGCGCCAGTATTTCGATGCTGACACGCGGCTGTGCCAGTACGCCCTCGACGATTTTTTCGCCCCGGTCGCTTCCGGCACCAGTGCGCCGCAGGCGATGATCGTCTGCCCCTGCTCCATGGGCAGCCTGGGGCGGATCGCCGCCGGGCTGGCTGACAATCTGCTGGAGCGTGCGGCGGATGTCGTTCTGAAAGAGGGAAAGAAGCTGATCCTGGTGCCGAGGGAGACGCCGCTCAATGCCATCCACCTGGAAAACATGCTGCGGCTCTGTCGCACCGGGGCGGTCATCCTGCCGGCGATGCCCGGCTTTTACCAGCAGCCGCAGACGGTCGGCGACCTGATCGATTTTGTCGTCGGCAAGGTGCTCGATCAGCTGGGAGTCGAGCACCGGTTGTTCGGACGCTGGGGAGAGAAGGCCTGA
- a CDS encoding HD domain-containing protein yields MKNLANFLFETGMLKRTPRTGFQFLGSGAESVAEHCFRTAMIGYVLAHLDGGVDTGRVVQMCLFHDLPEARTGDLNYVHKKYVRSDERQAVEDLARTLPFGEDYRGLWQEFVEKRTREAQLANDADQLEMILALKEYKDLGNRYADQWYPSCCDRLRTCAARRLAEVIWETDSSRWWFDDDHEWWVRGGRREDDPA; encoded by the coding sequence ATGAAGAATCTGGCGAATTTTCTCTTTGAAACCGGCATGCTCAAGCGGACGCCGCGTACCGGTTTCCAGTTTCTCGGTTCCGGGGCCGAGTCGGTGGCCGAGCACTGCTTCCGCACCGCCATGATCGGTTATGTACTGGCACATCTCGACGGCGGGGTCGACACCGGCCGGGTGGTGCAGATGTGCCTGTTTCACGACCTGCCCGAGGCGCGAACCGGGGATCTGAACTACGTGCACAAGAAATACGTTCGCAGCGACGAGCGGCAGGCGGTGGAGGATCTGGCGCGGACCCTCCCGTTCGGGGAAGACTACCGGGGGCTGTGGCAGGAGTTCGTCGAAAAACGGACGCGCGAGGCGCAGCTGGCCAACGACGCCGACCAGCTGGAAATGATCCTGGCCCTGAAGGAGTACAAGGACCTCGGCAACCGCTATGCCGACCAGTGGTATCCCTCCTGTTGCGACCGGCTGCGGACCTGTGCGGCGCGCAGGTTGGCGGAGGTTATCTGGGAGACCGATTCCAGCCGCTGGTGGTTCGATGACGATCACGAGTGGTGGGTGAGGGGGGGGCGGCGAGAGGACGACCCTGCTTGA
- a CDS encoding class II fumarate hydratase — translation MERYRTETDSMGAMQIPADALYGAQTARAVENFPVSGWRLSRPMIRALGLIKQQAALTNGELGLLPAELAAAIAGAAGEVVDGRHDEHFPVDIFQTGSGTSSNMNANEVIASLAGRQLGRKVHPNDHVNLGQSSNDVFPTALHLAATAEVHDRLLPALSRLRDRLAAKADDFDDIVKLGRTHLQDAVPIRLGQVFSGYVRQLELGVRRIRQATEGLLELPLGGTAVGTGLNTHPEFAPRTCSRLAEVTGHPFVEATNHFEAQAACDAAVQLSGALRTCAVSLFKIANDIRFLASGPRGGYGELKLPAVQPGSSIMPGKINPVMAESLLQVCVQVIGFDSAIGLAGLSGNFELNVMQPLLAHNLLEGIRLLANAAQLFADRCVDGLQADRERCEEMVEKSLAMVTALAPEIGYDRAADLAKQAFAEGKTIREICLEKEILPAERLERLLDPRPQTGP, via the coding sequence ATGGAACGCTATCGCACCGAAACCGATTCCATGGGGGCCATGCAGATACCCGCCGACGCACTTTACGGCGCCCAGACCGCCCGCGCCGTCGAAAACTTTCCCGTCTCCGGGTGGCGCCTATCGCGGCCGATGATCCGGGCCCTGGGCCTGATCAAGCAGCAGGCGGCGCTGACCAACGGCGAGCTGGGCCTGCTGCCGGCCGAACTGGCGGCGGCCATCGCCGGGGCCGCCGGCGAGGTGGTGGACGGCCGACACGACGAACACTTTCCCGTCGATATCTTCCAGACCGGATCGGGGACCAGCAGCAACATGAACGCCAACGAGGTCATCGCCAGCCTGGCCGGCCGCCAGCTGGGCCGAAAAGTACATCCCAACGACCATGTCAATCTGGGACAGTCGAGCAACGACGTCTTTCCCACCGCCCTGCACCTGGCGGCGACAGCCGAGGTTCACGACCGGCTGCTGCCCGCCCTGTCGCGACTGCGCGACCGGCTGGCGGCCAAGGCCGACGATTTCGACGACATCGTCAAGCTGGGACGCACCCACCTGCAGGACGCCGTCCCCATCCGGCTCGGCCAGGTCTTCTCCGGCTACGTTCGGCAGCTCGAACTGGGCGTCCGACGCATCCGGCAGGCCACCGAAGGACTGCTCGAACTGCCCCTGGGCGGCACCGCCGTCGGTACCGGCCTCAACACACACCCGGAATTCGCCCCCAGAACCTGCTCTCGCCTGGCCGAGGTCACCGGCCACCCCTTTGTCGAGGCAACCAACCATTTCGAGGCGCAGGCGGCGTGCGACGCCGCCGTGCAGCTGAGCGGCGCCCTGCGGACCTGCGCCGTCAGCCTGTTCAAGATCGCCAACGACATCCGCTTTCTGGCCAGCGGACCACGGGGCGGCTACGGTGAGCTGAAGCTGCCGGCCGTCCAGCCCGGATCATCGATCATGCCCGGCAAGATCAATCCGGTGATGGCCGAAAGCCTGTTGCAGGTCTGCGTCCAGGTGATCGGCTTCGACAGTGCCATCGGCCTGGCCGGCCTGTCGGGCAATTTCGAGCTGAACGTGATGCAGCCCCTGCTGGCACACAACCTGCTCGAGGGCATCCGCCTGCTGGCCAACGCCGCACAGCTGTTCGCCGACCGCTGCGTTGACGGCCTGCAGGCCGACCGCGAACGGTGTGAAGAGATGGTCGAGAAGAGTCTGGCCATGGTCACGGCGCTGGCGCCGGAAATCGGTTACGACCGGGCGGCCGACCTGGCCAAGCAGGCCTTCGCGGAGGGAAAGACCATACGCGAGATCTGCCTGGAAAAGGAGATTCTGCCGGCCGAGCGACTCGAAAGGCTGCTCGATCCGCGACCGCAGACCGGTCCGTAG
- the mqnC gene encoding cyclic dehypoxanthinyl futalosine synthase, whose translation MFELIENKLDSAEPIDRDEALWLLTEAELLQLGRLADGVRRRKHPENRVTFVVDRNVNYSNVCESKCRFCAFFRDAGAEDAYLLDYEAILAKVQELVEHGGTQLLMQGGLHPTLAIDWFEELFRQIRRRFPQVQIHSLSAAEIVHIAGLSGLSVEECLRRLQAAGLRSLPGAGAEVLVDEVRRRISPNKIGWRQWGEVMEIAHRLGMRTTATMMFGSGEGPRDIVEHLFRVREIQSRTGGFTAFIPWTFQPDNTELGGEKLGGVPYLKVLALSRVVLDNIDNIQASWVTQGARMAQVSLFFGANDLGGTMLEENVVAAAGVRFRMSKEEIIALARDAGFVPARRTTEYEILEEY comes from the coding sequence ATGTTTGAACTGATCGAAAACAAACTGGACTCGGCTGAGCCCATTGACCGCGACGAAGCGCTTTGGCTGTTGACCGAGGCCGAACTGCTGCAGCTCGGCCGGCTGGCCGATGGGGTGCGCCGGCGCAAGCACCCGGAGAACCGGGTCACCTTTGTCGTCGATCGCAACGTCAACTACAGCAACGTCTGCGAGTCGAAATGCCGCTTCTGTGCCTTCTTCCGCGACGCCGGCGCCGAGGATGCCTACCTGCTCGACTATGAAGCCATCCTGGCCAAGGTGCAGGAACTGGTCGAGCATGGCGGCACCCAGCTGCTGATGCAGGGCGGGCTGCACCCCACGCTTGCGATCGACTGGTTCGAGGAGCTGTTCCGGCAGATCCGGCGGAGATTCCCCCAGGTGCAGATCCATTCCCTGTCGGCGGCCGAGATCGTCCACATCGCCGGGCTGTCGGGGCTGAGCGTCGAAGAGTGCCTGAGACGGCTGCAGGCGGCGGGACTGAGGTCGTTGCCCGGTGCCGGGGCCGAGGTGCTGGTCGACGAGGTTCGCCGGCGGATCTCACCGAACAAGATCGGCTGGCGGCAGTGGGGCGAAGTGATGGAGATCGCCCATCGCCTCGGCATGCGTACCACCGCCACCATGATGTTCGGCAGCGGCGAAGGGCCGCGGGACATCGTCGAACACCTGTTTCGCGTCCGGGAGATCCAGTCCCGCACCGGTGGCTTCACCGCCTTCATTCCCTGGACCTTCCAGCCCGACAACACCGAGCTGGGGGGCGAAAAGCTCGGTGGTGTTCCCTACCTGAAGGTGCTGGCCCTGTCGCGTGTGGTGCTCGACAACATCGACAACATCCAGGCCAGCTGGGTGACCCAAGGGGCGCGCATGGCGCAGGTGTCCCTCTTTTTCGGCGCCAACGATCTCGGCGGCACCATGCTGGAGGAGAACGTGGTCGCCGCCGCCGGCGTCCGTTTCCGCATGTCGAAGGAGGAGATCATCGCCCTGGCCCGCGACGCCGGATTCGTCCCGGCGCGGCGGACGACCGAATACGAGATTCTGGAAGAGTATTGA
- the mutY gene encoding A/G-specific adenine glycosylase, protein MPEPLPFNPAEVADRLLAWYAESGRDLPWRRTCDPYHVWLSEIMLQQTTVAAVIPYYQRFLASFPDIESLAAAPVEAVIELWAGLGYYRRARNLHAAAVRLVEDFGGVFPATMEEVLSLPGIGRSTAGAILSIAFEKSAPILDGNVRRILCRLFALRQPARSSAAEKRLWRWAEVLTPVERPGDYAQAIMDLGAGVCLPRQPACQACPLAGLCQALRLGLERELPVTSRRKPVPLRRQVALALRRDGALLLRRRPLTGMLPGLWEFPNCEPLSGESAEQAARRLLTELGGKGEVAAVGEVRHVYSHFRLRLSLFVAEACPDRRIAEGEASVWAPAASPEYPLHGAHRKALALLKDWTPAGDSGTMASL, encoded by the coding sequence ATGCCCGAACCTCTCCCCTTCAACCCCGCCGAAGTCGCCGATCGTCTGCTGGCCTGGTACGCCGAATCCGGCCGTGATCTCCCTTGGCGGCGGACATGCGACCCCTACCATGTCTGGCTTTCCGAGATCATGCTGCAGCAGACGACGGTGGCGGCGGTCATCCCCTACTACCAAAGATTTCTGGCCTCCTTTCCCGATATCGAATCGTTGGCGGCGGCTCCGGTGGAGGCGGTCATCGAGCTGTGGGCCGGACTCGGCTATTACCGGCGCGCCCGCAACCTGCACGCGGCGGCGGTACGTCTGGTAGAGGATTTCGGAGGTGTTTTCCCCGCCACCATGGAGGAAGTTCTTTCCCTGCCGGGAATCGGCCGTTCCACCGCCGGCGCCATCCTCTCCATCGCCTTTGAAAAATCGGCGCCGATTCTTGATGGTAACGTGCGGCGGATCCTCTGCCGGCTTTTCGCCCTGCGGCAGCCCGCCCGTTCCAGTGCCGCGGAAAAGAGACTCTGGCGATGGGCCGAAGTGTTGACTCCCGTCGAACGCCCCGGGGATTACGCCCAGGCGATCATGGACCTCGGGGCCGGAGTCTGTCTGCCGCGACAGCCGGCATGCCAGGCTTGCCCTCTTGCCGGGCTCTGCCAGGCCTTGAGGCTGGGATTGGAACGGGAGCTGCCTGTTACCTCCCGCCGCAAACCGGTTCCGTTGCGGCGGCAGGTGGCTTTGGCGCTGCGCCGGGACGGGGCGTTGCTGTTGCGACGGCGTCCGCTTACGGGCATGTTGCCGGGACTTTGGGAATTCCCGAATTGTGAGCCTCTATCCGGTGAGAGCGCGGAGCAGGCGGCTCGCCGACTGCTGACCGAACTCGGCGGAAAAGGGGAGGTGGCGGCCGTCGGTGAAGTCAGGCATGTCTATTCCCACTTTCGTCTGCGGCTCTCCCTTTTTGTGGCTGAGGCGTGCCCCGATCGTCGGATCGCCGAAGGGGAGGCGTCTGTCTGGGCCCCTGCCGCCTCTCCGGAGTATCCGCTGCATGGCGCCCACAGGAAGGCGCTGGCGCTCTTGAAAGACTGGACGCCCGCAGGTGATTCTGGCACCATGGCGAGCCTATGA
- the hisC gene encoding histidinol-phosphate transaminase produces the protein MSYLRKDIAEMAGYVPGFQPQEEGWIKLNTNENPYPPSPQVVAAIREELEGDGAALRQYPDAASRRLRQVAAELYGFDPSWVIAANGSDELLNNLIRACAAEGEEIGYVHPSYSYYATLAAIQGARVRTFGLTEDFRIADFPQRYDGRLFFLTSPNAPLGFAFANDYIEELASRCTGLLVVDEAYVDFADANALELVRRHENLVVTRTLSKSYALAGMRLGLAVARPEIVAALDNIRDHYHLDRLALAAGEAALRDQNWLRATVGRIRTTRERVAAELRRLGYTVIDSHTNFLFASPPDGDGRRVFEALFARRILVRHFSDPLLAHGLRISIGTDAEMNVVLAALAEIG, from the coding sequence ATGTCCTATCTTCGCAAAGACATCGCCGAGATGGCCGGCTACGTGCCCGGCTTCCAGCCGCAGGAAGAAGGCTGGATCAAGCTCAATACCAACGAGAACCCCTATCCGCCGTCGCCGCAGGTGGTGGCGGCGATCCGGGAGGAGCTGGAAGGGGACGGGGCCGCGCTGCGCCAGTATCCGGACGCGGCCAGCCGCCGGCTGCGGCAGGTGGCAGCCGAGCTGTACGGTTTCGATCCGTCCTGGGTGATCGCCGCCAACGGCTCCGACGAGCTGCTCAACAACCTGATCCGCGCCTGCGCCGCCGAAGGCGAGGAGATCGGCTACGTGCATCCCTCCTACTCCTACTACGCCACCCTGGCGGCGATCCAGGGAGCCAGGGTGCGCACCTTCGGTCTGACGGAGGATTTTCGCATCGCCGACTTTCCGCAACGCTACGACGGCCGGCTTTTCTTTCTCACCAGTCCCAACGCGCCGCTCGGTTTTGCTTTCGCCAACGACTACATCGAGGAACTGGCCAGCCGCTGCACAGGATTGCTGGTGGTCGACGAGGCCTATGTCGACTTTGCCGACGCCAACGCCCTCGAGCTGGTGCGCCGCCACGAGAACCTGGTGGTCACCCGTACCCTGTCGAAGAGCTACGCCCTGGCGGGAATGCGGCTCGGGCTGGCCGTTGCCCGGCCGGAGATCGTCGCGGCGCTCGACAATATCCGCGACCACTACCATCTCGACCGGCTGGCGCTGGCGGCGGGCGAAGCGGCGCTGCGTGACCAGAACTGGCTGCGCGCCACGGTCGGCCGCATCCGCACCACCCGTGAGCGGGTCGCCGCCGAACTGCGCCGGCTCGGCTACACGGTGATCGATTCGCACACCAATTTTCTCTTCGCCTCGCCGCCCGACGGCGACGGCCGGAGGGTTTTTGAGGCCCTGTTCGCGCGCCGGATCCTGGTGCGCCATTTCTCCGATCCGCTGCTCGCTCACGGACTGCGCATCTCGATCGGCACCGACGCGGAGATGAACGTGGTGCTGGCGGCGCTGGCAGAGATCGGGTAG
- a CDS encoding DMT family transporter yields the protein MTTFAFILIVLSALAHALWNLLVKQSRDKTIFIWWMFFCSGGLLNLLLLFLPQPFPVPDWRTLLLALAGGFCFVSYHLFNGRAYREGDLSLTYPLSQTAMLYVPLWGFLFLGERLSAVGLAGIVCIAAGAYCVQLRRLALDEVLRPFRRLGDASVQAALAAGFVYSVGAVTDKLGVSGYPPLYFTYLLVMSMFVYLTLMLLPFDAPGRLLAEWRRNRLIILCSGPVMMSSFLTFRFGLKLAPMSYAVPLRQVSLLIGVLIGVLFLGETCGRIRFLAACMILAGVFLIRFG from the coding sequence GTGACGACCTTCGCCTTCATACTCATCGTGCTGTCGGCCCTGGCGCACGCCCTGTGGAACCTTCTGGTCAAGCAGAGCCGCGACAAGACGATTTTCATCTGGTGGATGTTCTTCTGTTCCGGCGGCCTGCTCAACCTGCTCCTGCTGTTTCTGCCGCAGCCTTTTCCCGTGCCCGACTGGCGGACCCTGCTGCTGGCCCTGGCCGGCGGTTTCTGCTTCGTGTCCTATCATCTCTTCAACGGCCGGGCCTACCGGGAGGGTGACCTTTCCCTGACCTATCCTCTGTCGCAGACCGCCATGCTCTACGTCCCGCTCTGGGGCTTTCTCTTTCTCGGTGAGCGGCTGAGCGCCGTCGGTCTGGCCGGCATTGTCTGCATCGCAGCCGGGGCCTATTGCGTGCAGCTGCGGCGGCTGGCCCTCGACGAGGTGCTGCGTCCCTTCCGGCGTCTCGGCGATGCCTCGGTGCAGGCGGCGCTGGCGGCCGGATTCGTCTATTCGGTCGGCGCCGTGACCGACAAGCTGGGCGTTTCCGGCTATCCCCCCCTGTATTTCACCTACCTGCTGGTGATGTCGATGTTTGTCTATCTGACCCTCATGCTCCTGCCGTTCGACGCGCCGGGGAGGCTGCTGGCCGAATGGCGGCGGAACCGGCTGATCATTCTCTGCAGCGGACCGGTGATGATGAGCTCCTTTCTCACCTTCAGGTTCGGGCTGAAGCTGGCGCCGATGAGCTATGCCGTTCCCCTGCGGCAGGTCAGCCTGCTGATCGGCGTGCTGATCGGCGTGCTGTTTCTCGGCGAAACCTGCGGGCGCATCCGGTTTCTGGCCGCCTGCATGATTCTGGCCGGGGTTTTTCTCATCCGCTTCGGATAA